The following proteins come from a genomic window of Drosophila sulfurigaster albostrigata strain 15112-1811.04 chromosome X, ASM2355843v2, whole genome shotgun sequence:
- the LOC133849482 gene encoding L-seryl-tRNA(Sec) kinase codes for MAHICLLALIGLPAAGKTHLSNWLLKQKLSNWNILHLCYDNYLDNNKDYKAQRYNILNLLSQLIDALRMSSPLATQLPPQLVLPMTTNESSNYLIVCDDNHYYQSMRYKLYQLCRSRGCLYAQLYLATPLATCLQRNVAREEQHQVPATIIEQMHKRLEVPNNQNWQRHQLTIQELNNVVICAFVDTLLHCQVDDALPPTPAIQLQSQSHQLDLRLRLRIQSLMRQHTTEKAVRSCELNVQRRQLLAQFKADEKLQPQPLDYYVNLLN; via the coding sequence ATGGCGCACATTTGTCTGCTTGCGTTAATTGGGCTGCCGGCAGCCGGCAAAACGCATTTAAGCAATTGGCTGCTGAAGCAGAAACTGAGCAACTGGAACATTTTACATTTGTGCTATGACAACTATTTGGACAATAATAAGGACTACAAGGCACAGCGCTATAACATACTCAACTTGTTGAGCCAACTAATCGATGCACTTCGGATGTCGTCACCACTTGCCACGCAATTGCCACCTCAACTCGTCCTGCCAATGACAACCAACGAAAGCAGTAACTATTTAATAGTTTGTGACGATAATCATTATTATCAGAGTATGCGCTACAAACTGTATCAGCTGTGTCGCTCCCGCGGCTGTCTCTATGCGCAGCTTTATCTTGCCACACCGTTGGCCACCTGCTTGCAACGCAATGTGGCACGTGAGGAACAACATCAAGTGCCTGCTACGATTATAGAACAAATGCACAAACGTCTTGAAGTGCCCAACAATCAAAATTGGCAACGTCATCAACTCACAATCCAAGAATTGAATAATGTTGTAATTTGTGCTTTTGTGGACACTTTGCTGCATTGCCAAGTCGATGATGCACTGCCTCCGACTCCAGCTATCCAAttgcaatcccaatcccaTCAATTGGATCTGCGTCTAAGATTGAGAATACAATCGTTGATGCGGCAGCACACAACTGAAAAGGCTGTCCGAAGCTGTGAGTTAAATGTACAGCGTCGACAGCTCTTGGCGCAGTTTAAGGCTGATGAAAAGTTGCAGCCGCAGCCGTTGGattattatgttaatttgttaaactaA
- the LOC133849486 gene encoding mitochondrial import inner membrane translocase subunit Tim10B: MDSNLRNLKDFLTLYNKVTELCFNRCVDNLSQRELFDQEKTCVDRCVTKFARFNQSMMKSYVDVQTKINAKRMEEAEQAAKLIAEQQQKEVVTSVAPAVSL; the protein is encoded by the exons ATGGATTCGAATTTGCGTAAT CTAAAAGATTTCCTCACATTATACAACAAAGTGACTGAGCTGTGCTTCAATCGCTGTGTCGACAATCTCAGTCAGCGCGAACTATTCGACCAGGAG aAAACCTGCGTGGATCGATGTGTCACAAAGTTTGCGCGTTTCAATCAAAGTATGATGAAATCCTATGTTGATGTGCAGACCAAAATCAATGCGAAGCGCATGGAAGAGGCGGAACAAGCGGCCAAATTGATAGcggaacagcagcagaaggaggTGGTCACAAGTGTTGCGCCCGCTGTGAGTTTGTAG